A portion of the Bacillus thuringiensis genome contains these proteins:
- a CDS encoding class I SAM-dependent methyltransferase — protein sequence MKGTQMLALNKKCWDTVAPYFFQVDCLPKYGPYTASEDEIHLFDSIRNKKVLDIGCGSGHSLQYIAEQGAEELWGLDLSSAQIEIANKTLKDWNPKLVCGAMEEETKIPKEYFDIVYSIYALGWTSNLEKTLELIYSYLKPGGSFIFSWEHPIYSNLLYGTEKIVLHSSYHEETPITFETFKGENVQATLYKRKISTYINELNRAGFKIERIEEPEPSSFFNEELAEPSTKYYSLYKARMVPTTFIMKARK from the coding sequence ATGAAAGGTACGCAAATGTTAGCATTAAATAAAAAGTGTTGGGATACAGTTGCACCTTATTTCTTTCAAGTGGATTGTTTACCGAAATATGGCCCATATACAGCGTCTGAAGATGAAATTCATTTGTTCGATTCAATTAGAAATAAAAAAGTTCTTGATATTGGGTGTGGAAGTGGACATTCGTTGCAATATATAGCGGAACAAGGGGCAGAGGAATTATGGGGGCTTGATCTTTCGAGTGCACAAATTGAAATAGCGAATAAAACGTTAAAGGATTGGAATCCAAAGTTAGTCTGTGGGGCAATGGAAGAAGAGACAAAAATTCCAAAAGAGTATTTTGATATTGTCTATTCCATCTATGCATTAGGTTGGACTTCAAATTTAGAAAAAACATTAGAACTTATTTATTCATATTTAAAACCAGGAGGAAGCTTTATTTTTAGCTGGGAGCATCCAATATATTCAAACTTGCTGTACGGAACAGAGAAGATTGTTTTACATTCTTCTTATCACGAAGAAACTCCTATTACGTTTGAAACATTTAAAGGAGAAAATGTACAAGCGACATTATATAAGAGAAAAATAAGTACATACATAAATGAGTTAAATAGAGCAGGATTTAAAATTGAGAGAATAGAAGAGCCTGAACCATCGAGCTTTTTTAATGAAGAACTAGCTGAGCCGTCTACGAAATATTATTCTTTATATAAAGCTAGAATGGTGCCGACTACTTTTATTATGAAAGCTAGAAAGTAA
- a CDS encoding CGNR zinc finger domain-containing protein, which yields MNQNAPNELEYIREFLNTWKIPNDTREPIDLLQTEEDIKLFMKEYFHEEFPFHTIEELKSFREDIRAAIQGEGSLQKWLEKYPFHVHVMEDMKGITYEPIHEETVYTKVLSIVLIAVQENLWGRLKACPDCRWVFYDNSRNGSKRWCGMYAGEEGGRACGTIAKVKNYRAKRKGRSGYNV from the coding sequence TTGAATCAAAATGCACCAAATGAACTAGAATATATTCGGGAATTTTTAAATACATGGAAAATACCAAACGATACGAGAGAGCCAATTGACTTGCTACAAACAGAAGAGGATATAAAGCTTTTTATGAAAGAATATTTTCATGAAGAGTTTCCATTTCATACGATAGAAGAATTAAAAAGTTTTCGAGAAGATATTCGGGCGGCAATTCAAGGTGAAGGATCATTGCAAAAGTGGTTAGAGAAATATCCATTTCATGTACATGTAATGGAAGATATGAAAGGTATTACGTATGAACCAATACACGAAGAAACTGTATATACAAAAGTATTAAGCATTGTTTTAATAGCAGTTCAAGAAAATTTATGGGGGAGGTTAAAAGCATGTCCAGATTGCCGCTGGGTATTTTATGACAATTCACGAAATGGAAGTAAAAGATGGTGCGGTATGTACGCTGGAGAAGAAGGAGGAAGAGCGTGCGGTACGATTGCAAAAGTGAAAAACTACCGAGCAAAGAGAAAAGGGAGATCGGGTTATAATGTCTAA
- a CDS encoding MDR family MFS transporter, which translates to MKSFPIPIRFMLISSFFMSFGYFAVYAFLAIYLLTFLHFSTLQVGTVLTVMIITSRVIPLFSGLIADKIGYIIMMIAGLFLRGIGFIALGICSDFYTISISSALIGFGTAFYEPAARAIFGSQPAHTRKKLFIYLNLSFNCGAIIGPIAGGFLLLLDPIYAFSLTGSLMLLFAFIFYLLKNHFQVTTENTSITLGIQAILQNKSFLLFSFIMIFFYIMFTQLTVALPLHMKNISNSNQLATLVITINAITGVIFMVLFRKLFHKYNTLSIIKYGVLLMSISFLLIPLFQHPYWLFICVILFTIGETLVLPNADIAIANYSNESYTATFFGFYQLSLAFGFIIGNYTGTSFTANLSGMYTPWLIFGGIGLIGFISLHILNMKKDFLKKIYAYCKNTNLRQ; encoded by the coding sequence ATGAAAAGTTTCCCAATACCGATACGTTTCATGCTTATTTCTTCATTTTTTATGTCTTTTGGGTATTTTGCGGTATACGCATTTTTAGCTATTTACCTATTAACCTTTCTTCATTTTTCAACTTTGCAAGTAGGGACAGTGTTAACGGTTATGATAATTACATCACGCGTTATCCCTTTATTCTCAGGATTAATCGCTGACAAAATAGGATATATCATTATGATGATAGCTGGATTATTTTTAAGAGGAATTGGATTTATCGCTTTAGGAATATGCTCTGATTTCTATACCATTTCTATTTCTTCTGCACTTATCGGCTTTGGAACTGCATTTTATGAGCCTGCTGCGCGCGCCATATTCGGCTCACAACCAGCTCATACAAGAAAAAAATTATTTATATATTTAAATCTTAGTTTTAATTGCGGTGCAATAATTGGACCAATTGCCGGAGGGTTCTTACTCTTACTCGATCCAATCTACGCTTTTTCTCTAACAGGATCTCTTATGCTGTTATTCGCTTTTATCTTTTACTTACTTAAAAATCACTTCCAAGTCACTACTGAAAACACGTCTATTACATTAGGAATACAGGCCATCTTACAAAACAAGTCTTTCCTTCTGTTTTCCTTTATCATGATTTTCTTCTACATTATGTTTACTCAGCTTACTGTCGCACTTCCACTTCATATGAAAAACATTAGTAATAGCAATCAACTTGCTACACTCGTTATTACGATAAATGCGATAACAGGCGTCATATTTATGGTATTATTCCGAAAATTATTCCACAAATACAACACACTTTCGATTATTAAATACGGTGTTTTATTAATGAGTATTTCCTTTTTACTCATTCCTTTATTTCAACACCCATATTGGCTCTTTATTTGTGTAATTTTATTTACAATCGGTGAAACGCTCGTATTACCTAACGCTGATATCGCTATTGCAAATTACAGTAATGAATCATATACAGCCACTTTCTTCGGATTTTATCAACTATCACTCGCATTTGGCTTTATCATCGGTAATTATACCGGTACATCTTTTACAGCCAACTTAAGCGGAATGTATACACCATGGCTTATTTTCGGTGGAATAGGACTTATTGGTTTTATTTCATTACATATTTTAAATATGAAAAAGGATTTCCTAAAGAAGATATATGCCTACTGTAAAAATACTAATTTACGGCAATAA
- a CDS encoding DUF2179 domain-containing protein yields the protein MLQALLIFVLQIIYVPILTIRTILLVKNQTRSAAGVGLLEGAIYIVSLGIVFQDLSNWMNIVAYVIGFSTGLLLGGYIENKLAIGYITYQVSLLDRCNELVDELRHSGFGVTVFEGEGINSVRYRLDIVAKRSREKELLEIINEIAPKAFMSSYEIRSFKGGYLTKAMKKRALMKKKDEHAS from the coding sequence ATGTTACAAGCGCTACTTATTTTTGTGCTTCAAATTATTTACGTTCCAATATTAACAATCCGTACGATTTTGCTTGTAAAGAATCAAACAAGATCCGCTGCTGGCGTAGGATTGTTAGAAGGAGCTATTTACATTGTCAGTTTAGGTATTGTGTTTCAAGATTTATCAAATTGGATGAACATCGTTGCCTATGTCATTGGCTTTAGTACGGGACTGTTATTAGGCGGTTATATAGAGAATAAATTAGCAATTGGTTATATTACGTATCAAGTTAGTTTGCTAGACCGTTGTAATGAATTAGTAGATGAATTACGCCATTCTGGATTTGGTGTTACAGTATTTGAAGGTGAAGGAATTAATTCTGTACGTTATCGCTTAGATATCGTCGCAAAGCGTTCTAGAGAGAAAGAGCTTTTAGAAATCATTAATGAAATTGCACCGAAAGCGTTTATGTCTTCGTATGAAATTCGCTCGTTTAAAGGTGGATATTTAACGAAGGCGATGAAGAAGAGAGCGTTAATGAAGAAGAAAGATGAACATGCATCGTAA
- a CDS encoding ATP synthase subunit I, whose amino-acid sequence MIQEALRVYRLQLYVIFSGLLLMWTITPFGKQVTGFGIGLAVSAYCLWLLARRVEKLGKSIVMKEKAPGLGVLNRFAAAILGAIIMYEIEHEMEMWAFGTGILGGHFLMIANLVYANMQLVKEEEKQRENASKNIEL is encoded by the coding sequence TTGATTCAAGAAGCCTTACGTGTATATCGATTACAATTGTATGTGATCTTTAGTGGTTTACTACTTATGTGGACGATTACTCCGTTTGGAAAACAAGTGACAGGGTTTGGTATTGGATTAGCAGTAAGTGCCTATTGTCTTTGGTTATTAGCTCGCAGAGTGGAGAAGCTTGGAAAAAGTATTGTAATGAAGGAAAAGGCTCCTGGATTAGGAGTTTTAAACCGATTTGCAGCTGCTATTTTAGGAGCTATCATCATGTATGAAATTGAGCATGAAATGGAAATGTGGGCATTCGGTACAGGGATTTTAGGTGGTCACTTTTTAATGATTGCAAATTTAGTTTATGCAAATATGCAGTTAGTGAAAGAAGAAGAGAAGCAAAGGGAAAATGCTTCGAAAAACATAGAGCTATGA
- a CDS encoding hemolysin family protein yields MEIFNLVMVAILIAFTGFFVAAEFAIVKIRSSRIDQLVAEGKRGALAAKKVTTNLDEYLSACQLGITVTAMGLGWLGEPTIEKLLHPLFEKWNLNPSISSVLTFGLAFMIMTYLHVVVGELAPKTMAIQKAERVTLLLAGPLMMFYKVMYPFIWVLNGSARVITGLFGLKPASEHEVAHTEEELRLILSDSYESGEINQAEYKYVNNIFEFDNRIAKEIMVPRTEIIGFYLEDSVEEHMKVIQNERYTRYPIFGEDKDDIIGMVNVKDFFIRYMTEDQKDLSSIRSYMRPIIEVMETTPIHDLLLQMQKKRIPMAVLYDEYGGTAGIVTLEDILEEIVGEIRDEYDEDEAPPIQHVNEQHIIVDGKVLISEVKDLFGLHIEEDDVDTIGGWIMMQNHEIEEGQHVEAEGYEFKVLEKDAYQIKRVEIRKMEQEQEEEKAATV; encoded by the coding sequence TTGGAAATATTTAATTTAGTCATGGTTGCGATTTTAATCGCATTTACTGGATTTTTCGTAGCAGCAGAGTTTGCGATTGTAAAGATACGTTCAAGCCGTATCGATCAGCTTGTTGCGGAAGGAAAACGCGGTGCTTTAGCAGCGAAAAAGGTAACAACAAATTTAGATGAATATTTATCTGCTTGTCAATTAGGTATTACAGTTACAGCTATGGGATTAGGTTGGTTAGGTGAACCGACAATTGAAAAGTTATTACACCCGTTATTTGAGAAATGGAACTTAAATCCTTCTATTTCATCAGTATTAACATTTGGTCTTGCTTTTATGATTATGACGTATTTACACGTTGTAGTAGGAGAATTAGCTCCAAAAACGATGGCAATTCAAAAGGCTGAAAGGGTAACGTTATTATTGGCAGGTCCATTAATGATGTTCTATAAAGTAATGTATCCATTTATTTGGGTATTGAACGGTTCAGCTCGTGTGATAACTGGTTTATTTGGTTTAAAGCCAGCTTCAGAACATGAAGTAGCTCATACAGAAGAAGAATTACGTCTTATCCTTTCAGATAGCTATGAAAGTGGCGAAATTAATCAAGCTGAATACAAGTACGTAAATAACATTTTTGAATTTGATAATCGTATTGCAAAAGAGATTATGGTACCGCGAACAGAAATCATTGGTTTCTACCTGGAAGATTCAGTAGAAGAACACATGAAAGTAATCCAAAATGAGCGATACACACGTTATCCGATTTTTGGAGAAGATAAAGATGATATTATCGGTATGGTCAACGTAAAAGATTTCTTTATTCGATATATGACCGAGGATCAAAAAGATTTATCATCTATCCGCTCGTATATGCGTCCGATTATTGAAGTGATGGAAACGACTCCAATTCACGATTTATTACTTCAAATGCAGAAGAAGCGAATTCCGATGGCTGTTTTATATGATGAGTACGGAGGAACAGCTGGAATTGTAACGCTTGAAGATATCTTGGAGGAAATCGTCGGCGAAATTCGTGACGAATATGATGAAGATGAAGCACCACCAATTCAACATGTGAACGAGCAACATATTATTGTTGATGGGAAAGTGCTTATCTCAGAAGTGAAAGATTTATTTGGATTACACATCGAAGAAGATGATGTGGATACAATCGGTGGATGGATTATGATGCAAAATCATGAAATCGAAGAAGGACAACACGTTGAGGCGGAAGGTTATGAATTTAAAGTGTTAGAAAAAGACGCTTACCAAATTAAACGTGTTGAAATTCGTAAGATGGAACAAGAACAAGAAGAAGAGAAAGCAGCAACTGTGTAA
- a CDS encoding MerR family transcriptional regulator, which translates to MYRIGQLALMAHVSKRTIDYYTNLGILKAERSQSNYRYYDETAFETLQFIEKCKEMHMPLCEIKEKIEEKKKLLGINEHVSKQVNEVTDHIHRLEVELTELKPLLDELTDSQREKISKSLSGQTTALIQTLALLL; encoded by the coding sequence GTGTATCGAATCGGACAGTTGGCTCTCATGGCTCACGTGTCGAAACGAACGATTGATTATTATACGAATCTAGGTATCTTAAAAGCGGAGCGATCTCAATCTAATTATCGCTATTACGACGAAACAGCATTTGAGACATTACAATTTATTGAGAAGTGCAAAGAAATGCATATGCCGCTTTGTGAGATTAAAGAGAAAATCGAGGAGAAGAAGAAGCTGCTCGGTATCAATGAACACGTTTCGAAACAAGTGAATGAAGTGACAGACCATATTCATCGATTAGAAGTGGAGCTTACAGAGTTAAAGCCGCTTTTAGATGAATTGACTGATTCACAACGTGAAAAAATATCGAAATCTTTATCAGGTCAAACGACAGCTTTAATACAGACACTTGCTCTATTATTATAG
- a CDS encoding glycosyltransferase family 2 protein, which translates to MKKTIISHFYNEEYLLPWWLMHHTKIFDHGILINRGSTDRSVEICKLLAPHWEIRNSRFLEFDPTNTDIEVMEIEREVSGWKIVLNTTEFFCCNNTEEFFSSLHTLGQNMYAIRMILMIDNHNYNYSKPRYSIPLVEQRYHGVFPYNPNLGCSWRFIHNHLDGAYLPGRHHSRHGYIIYDYPSFILKFYFSPWNEQSKARKLQITPTLSKRGVQMGLQTHYGQSPEVLDIRFLELSNLTQDLRNNPEYQELFPKFKP; encoded by the coding sequence ATGAAAAAGACAATCATTTCTCATTTTTATAATGAAGAATACCTACTTCCATGGTGGCTTATGCATCACACGAAAATATTCGATCACGGCATTTTAATTAATAGAGGGTCTACAGATCGTTCCGTAGAGATTTGTAAACTATTAGCACCCCACTGGGAAATACGAAATTCCAGATTTCTTGAGTTTGATCCAACTAATACTGATATTGAAGTGATGGAAATTGAAAGAGAAGTTTCAGGTTGGAAAATCGTTTTAAATACTACTGAATTCTTTTGTTGTAATAATACTGAAGAATTTTTTTCATCTCTTCATACACTAGGCCAAAACATGTATGCGATTAGAATGATTTTAATGATAGATAATCATAATTATAATTATTCAAAGCCTAGATATTCTATCCCCTTAGTAGAACAGCGATACCACGGTGTCTTCCCTTATAACCCAAATCTCGGATGTTCTTGGAGATTTATTCACAATCATCTAGACGGTGCATATTTACCTGGTAGACATCATTCGCGGCATGGATATATAATTTATGACTATCCTTCATTTATTTTAAAATTTTATTTTAGCCCTTGGAATGAACAATCAAAGGCAAGAAAATTACAAATTACGCCTACCCTTTCAAAGAGGGGTGTTCAAATGGGGCTTCAAACACATTACGGTCAATCTCCTGAAGTACTGGACATACGTTTTTTAGAGCTGAGTAACCTAACACAAGACCTACGTAATAACCCCGAATACCAAGAATTATTTCCAAAATTCAAACCGTAA
- the rfbF gene encoding glucose-1-phosphate cytidylyltransferase, with protein MKAVILAGGYGTRIGEETHLKPKPMIEIGTKPILWHIMSLYSHYGITEFIICLGYKGYAIKEFFLNYNLHMSDFTIHLSDNTITSHSHPIEPWKVTLIDTGVNTETGGRVKKIQNYVGDEPFYLTYGDGLSNVNIKELITFHKQHGKMATVTAVQPPGRFGSLILDKQSVTSFQEKPLGDGGWVNGGFFVLNPEVFNYISGDKSVFETDTLVQLVNKNELAAYQHSGFWHPMDTLRDKNKLVELWESNNAPWKVW; from the coding sequence ATGAAAGCTGTTATTCTTGCTGGTGGGTACGGTACAAGAATTGGGGAAGAAACACATTTAAAACCGAAACCTATGATTGAAATTGGAACAAAACCCATTCTATGGCACATTATGAGTTTGTATAGTCATTACGGGATTACTGAGTTTATTATTTGCTTAGGCTATAAAGGATATGCAATTAAAGAGTTCTTTCTAAACTACAACTTACACATGTCTGATTTCACAATACATTTAAGCGATAATACAATTACTAGCCATTCACACCCTATCGAACCATGGAAAGTTACACTAATCGATACTGGTGTAAATACCGAAACGGGTGGCCGAGTGAAAAAGATTCAAAATTATGTCGGAGACGAACCTTTCTACCTCACTTATGGTGATGGATTAAGTAATGTAAATATAAAAGAACTTATTACATTTCATAAACAACATGGGAAAATGGCTACTGTTACTGCCGTACAACCTCCTGGTAGATTTGGTTCTCTCATATTAGATAAACAGTCTGTAACATCTTTTCAAGAAAAACCATTAGGTGATGGCGGATGGGTTAACGGTGGATTTTTCGTTTTAAATCCTGAAGTTTTCAATTACATTAGTGGAGATAAGTCTGTTTTTGAAACAGACACTTTAGTTCAGTTAGTAAACAAAAATGAATTGGCCGCATATCAACATTCTGGTTTTTGGCATCCGATGGATACATTGCGCGATAAAAATAAATTAGTCGAGCTATGGGAAAGTAATAACGCTCCGTGGAAGGTTTGGTAA
- the rfbG gene encoding CDP-glucose 4,6-dehydratase, with translation MASSSFWNKKKVFITGHTGFKGSWLTLFLSSLGAEVIGYSSHPPSIPNLFEQCNVAKECTTMKGDITDYDSLFHAINQHKPDIVFHLAAQPIVTTSYKNPINTFKTNVLGTVHVLEAAKYSESVRIIINVTSDKCYENDESGDRAFVEKDRLGGFDPYSASKACAELVATSYQKSFFHTNTLKLASVRAGNVIGGGDWAEDRLFPDIIRAYLQDDTLNIRNKNAIRPWQHVLDPLHGYILLAENLWQDAEYATAWNFGPLNEPNRTVYDVIQSVIKLWNKQLTILFPSTNTPYESPILTLDSTKAVNKLGWTPKLSTDHSIAWTVDWYKKYASGENIESFTRQQIDAFKNL, from the coding sequence ATGGCTTCATCATCTTTTTGGAATAAGAAAAAAGTATTTATTACGGGACATACTGGATTTAAAGGCTCTTGGCTCACCCTTTTCTTAAGTTCTTTAGGCGCAGAGGTAATTGGATACTCTTCTCACCCTCCATCAATCCCTAATCTTTTTGAACAATGTAACGTAGCAAAAGAGTGCACGACAATGAAAGGCGATATTACAGATTATGATTCTTTATTCCATGCCATAAATCAGCATAAACCCGACATAGTATTTCATTTAGCAGCTCAGCCAATCGTAACCACTTCATACAAAAATCCCATTAATACATTTAAAACGAATGTTTTAGGAACTGTTCACGTACTAGAAGCGGCAAAATACAGCGAAAGCGTACGTATCATTATTAATGTGACAAGTGATAAATGTTATGAAAATGACGAGAGTGGCGACCGAGCATTTGTGGAAAAAGACCGACTAGGAGGCTTTGATCCTTATAGTGCTAGTAAAGCTTGTGCTGAACTAGTTGCAACGTCATATCAAAAATCATTCTTCCACACTAACACTCTTAAACTTGCCTCAGTCAGAGCAGGTAACGTCATCGGCGGTGGTGATTGGGCAGAAGATCGATTATTCCCAGATATCATTCGTGCATATTTACAAGATGATACATTAAATATTAGAAACAAAAACGCTATTCGCCCGTGGCAACACGTATTAGACCCTTTACACGGCTATATTCTTTTAGCTGAAAATCTTTGGCAAGACGCCGAATATGCAACAGCGTGGAATTTCGGCCCGTTGAACGAACCTAACAGAACAGTTTATGATGTCATTCAATCTGTAATAAAATTATGGAATAAACAACTAACAATCCTTTTCCCCTCTACAAATACTCCTTATGAATCACCTATCTTAACACTGGACAGTACAAAAGCAGTAAACAAACTCGGCTGGACTCCTAAGTTATCAACAGATCATTCTATCGCTTGGACTGTTGATTGGTACAAAAAATATGCATCTGGTGAAAATATAGAATCTTTCACACGACAACAAATCGATGCATTCAAAAATTTATAA
- a CDS encoding class I SAM-dependent methyltransferase — protein MEQKKCRFCHSLLTNTFLDLGVSPLANSFVAPETSYKMEPFYPLHTFVCHSCLLVQLDEFESPQNIFHNYLYFSSYSSSWLLHAKQYVEMAIKRFNLTKHSKVIEIASNDGYLLQYFQKENIETLGIEPAKNVADIAIQKGIPTHVNFFSNDLATKLPQADLIVANNVLAHVPNLHDFVAGLKTLLKRDGTITIEFPHLLNLISFKQFDTIYHEHFSYFSLISLQKILAHHHLQIVDVEELSTHGGSLRIFINHLSARSTIHSNVTKLIQKEVDHGLDILDCYLLFSKRVEQLKINILKFFIEAKALNKQIIGYGAPAKGNTLLNYCGIGKEFLAYTVDKNPHKQNLLLPGTRIPIKSPEEIKRTKPDYILILPWNLKDEIMKECSFIRQWGGKFLVAVPEIEVIEP, from the coding sequence ATGGAACAGAAAAAATGCCGTTTTTGCCACTCATTACTAACCAACACTTTTTTAGATTTGGGCGTTTCCCCTCTCGCTAATTCATTTGTAGCTCCTGAAACTTCATATAAAATGGAACCTTTTTATCCGCTGCACACATTTGTTTGTCACTCTTGTTTACTCGTACAGCTAGATGAATTTGAATCCCCGCAAAATATTTTCCATAACTATTTATACTTCAGCTCTTACTCCTCAAGTTGGCTACTACACGCTAAACAATACGTAGAAATGGCGATTAAGCGTTTCAACTTAACGAAACATTCAAAAGTAATTGAAATTGCAAGTAACGATGGGTACTTATTACAATACTTCCAAAAAGAAAATATCGAGACGCTGGGAATTGAACCAGCAAAAAACGTAGCAGACATCGCTATCCAAAAAGGAATTCCTACTCATGTGAATTTTTTCAGTAATGACTTAGCAACAAAATTGCCACAAGCTGATTTAATCGTCGCAAATAACGTATTAGCGCACGTTCCAAACTTGCATGATTTTGTCGCTGGTTTAAAAACACTATTAAAACGTGATGGTACGATAACAATTGAATTCCCGCACTTATTGAATCTTATATCTTTTAAGCAGTTCGATACTATCTATCATGAACACTTCTCATACTTCTCACTCATAAGCCTTCAAAAAATTTTAGCTCATCATCATTTACAGATTGTTGATGTAGAAGAGCTTTCAACACACGGTGGTTCATTGCGTATTTTTATAAACCATCTAAGTGCCCGATCCACTATCCATTCCAATGTTACAAAATTAATTCAAAAAGAAGTCGACCACGGATTAGATATTTTAGATTGCTATCTACTTTTTTCTAAACGAGTGGAACAATTGAAAATAAATATTTTAAAGTTTTTTATTGAAGCGAAAGCTTTAAACAAACAAATTATCGGTTACGGTGCTCCAGCTAAAGGGAACACCCTTTTAAATTATTGCGGGATAGGTAAAGAATTTCTAGCTTATACAGTAGATAAAAATCCTCACAAACAAAATCTTCTTTTACCAGGAACTCGTATTCCAATAAAATCTCCAGAAGAAATTAAACGTACAAAACCTGATTACATTCTCATACTTCCTTGGAATTTGAAAGACGAAATTATGAAAGAATGCTCTTTCATTCGTCAATGGGGCGGTAAATTTTTAGTGGCGGTTCCAGAAATTGAGGTGATCGAGCCATGA
- a CDS encoding NAD-dependent epimerase/dehydratase family protein, with amino-acid sequence MKKVVVTGGSGWIGKYVVHSLIQKGYEVHATYNKNKPSHLPCHWYKVNLLRDDEVKQFIYDVQPSHLILLAWEAVPPACYVSINNYYWLKSSISLIQHFTTCGGKRVVVAGTGAEYEWFNGVLFEDSPLLSYKTPYSLCKNALHSWLETYAQQTGLSMCWGRIFHMYGPHEQGNRLFSNIITSLLKNEEALCTHGKQSRDFLHVSDVADALVTVLEHGVTGTINIASGQSVQIKELASIISKKIGKEHLIKLGAIPFSKDEPLFVGVSVERLKTEVNWKPQYDLNTGIEDTILWWESFIKKHNDTQH; translated from the coding sequence ATGAAGAAAGTTGTTGTAACAGGTGGTAGTGGCTGGATAGGTAAATATGTCGTACATTCACTTATACAAAAGGGATATGAAGTACACGCCACGTACAATAAAAATAAACCCTCTCACCTCCCTTGCCATTGGTATAAAGTAAACTTGCTTCGCGATGACGAAGTAAAACAATTCATTTACGACGTTCAGCCTAGCCATCTCATTCTCCTTGCTTGGGAAGCAGTACCACCAGCATGCTATGTTTCAATTAATAATTACTATTGGCTAAAGTCTAGTATTTCATTGATTCAACACTTCACAACATGCGGCGGAAAGCGCGTCGTCGTTGCAGGTACTGGCGCAGAATATGAATGGTTTAACGGCGTATTATTTGAAGACTCACCGCTTCTTTCCTATAAAACCCCGTATTCATTATGTAAAAATGCACTGCACTCCTGGTTAGAAACGTATGCACAACAAACAGGCCTCAGCATGTGTTGGGGCCGCATTTTTCATATGTATGGCCCTCACGAACAAGGTAATCGGCTCTTTTCGAACATTATCACTTCCTTATTAAAAAACGAGGAAGCACTATGTACACATGGAAAACAATCGAGAGATTTCCTCCATGTGAGTGACGTCGCTGACGCTCTCGTAACAGTATTAGAACATGGCGTTACAGGCACCATCAATATCGCTTCAGGTCAATCTGTACAAATTAAAGAACTAGCTTCTATCATCTCTAAAAAAATAGGGAAAGAACATTTAATTAAACTAGGCGCGATTCCCTTCTCTAAGGATGAACCTTTATTCGTCGGCGTTAGTGTAGAACGTTTAAAGACTGAAGTAAACTGGAAACCACAATACGATTTAAATACTGGCATTGAAGATACAATCTTGTGGTGGGAATCATTTATAAAAAAGCATAACGATACGCAGCATTAA